Proteins from a genomic interval of Nocardia sp. BMG51109:
- a CDS encoding WhiB family transcriptional regulator has product MHMTTPIARLDVEQAEARIAWVSQARCKEVDPDQLFVRGAAQRKAATICRHCPVLMECGADALDNRVEFGVWGGMTERQRRALLKQHPEVTSWAEFFRAQRQQKVAM; this is encoded by the coding sequence ATGCACATGACTACCCCCATCGCTCGATTGGACGTGGAGCAGGCCGAAGCGAGGATCGCCTGGGTTTCCCAGGCCCGATGCAAGGAAGTGGATCCCGACCAGTTGTTCGTGCGCGGCGCAGCTCAGCGCAAGGCGGCGACGATCTGCCGGCACTGCCCCGTGCTGATGGAGTGCGGTGCCGACGCCCTGGACAATCGAGTGGAGTTCGGGGTGTGGGGTGGAATGACCGAACGGCAGCGTCGTGCGCTGCTCAAACAGCATCCGGAGGTGACGTCCTGGGCGGAGTTCTTCCGCGCCCAGCGGCAGCAGAAAGTGGCGATGTAG